In Ailuropoda melanoleuca isolate Jingjing chromosome 4, ASM200744v2, whole genome shotgun sequence, the following proteins share a genomic window:
- the CIRBP gene encoding cold-inducible RNA-binding protein isoform X3 yields MASDEGKLFVGGLSFDTNEQSLEQVFSKYGQISEVVVVKDRETQRSRGFGFVTFENIDDAKDAMMAMNGKSVDGRQIRVDQAGKSSDNRSRGYRGGSAGGRGFFRGGRGRGRGFSRGGGDRGYGGSRFESRSGGYGGSRDYYSSRSQGGGYGDRSSGGSYRDSYDSYG; encoded by the exons ATGGCATCAGACGAAGGCAAGCTTTTCGTCGGAGGGCTGAGTTTTGATACCAATGAGCAGTCACTGGAGCAGGTCTTTTCAAAATACGGACAGATCTCTGAAG TGGTGGTCGTGAAAGACAGGGAGACCCAGCGATCTCGAGGCTTTGGGTTTGTCACCTTTGAGAACATCGACGATGCCAAGGACGCCATGATGGCCATGAACGGGAAG TCTGTGGACGGGCGACAGATCCGAGTAGACCAGGCTGGCAAGTCATCTGACAATCGATCCCGTGGGTATCGAGGTGGCTCCGCTGGGGGCCGGGGCTTCTTCCGAGGGGGCCGAGGCCGGGGCCGTGGGTTCTCCAGAG GAGGAGGGGACCGAGGCTATGGGGGGAGCCGGTTCGAGTCCAGGAGTGGGGGCTATGGAGGCTCCAGAGACTACTACAGCAG CCGGAGTCAAGGTGGCGGCTATGGTGACCGGAGCTCGGGCGGGTCCTACAGAGACAGCTACGACAGTTATG GTTGA
- the CIRBP gene encoding cold-inducible RNA-binding protein isoform X1 has translation MASDEGKLFVGGLSFDTNEQSLEQVFSKYGQISEVVVVKDRETQRSRGFGFVTFENIDDAKDAMMAMNGKSVDGRQIRVDQAGKSSDNRSRGYRGGSAGGRGFFRGGRGRGRGFSRGGGDRGYGGSRFESRSGGYGGSRDYYSSRSQGGGYGDRSSGGSYRDSYDSYGKSRSKGTTLPGPAVGAQ, from the exons ATGGCATCAGACGAAGGCAAGCTTTTCGTCGGAGGGCTGAGTTTTGATACCAATGAGCAGTCACTGGAGCAGGTCTTTTCAAAATACGGACAGATCTCTGAAG TGGTGGTCGTGAAAGACAGGGAGACCCAGCGATCTCGAGGCTTTGGGTTTGTCACCTTTGAGAACATCGACGATGCCAAGGACGCCATGATGGCCATGAACGGGAAG TCTGTGGACGGGCGACAGATCCGAGTAGACCAGGCTGGCAAGTCATCTGACAATCGATCCCGTGGGTATCGAGGTGGCTCCGCTGGGGGCCGGGGCTTCTTCCGAGGGGGCCGAGGCCGGGGCCGTGGGTTCTCCAGAG GAGGAGGGGACCGAGGCTATGGGGGGAGCCGGTTCGAGTCCAGGAGTGGGGGCTATGGAGGCTCCAGAGACTACTACAGCAG CCGGAGTCAAGGTGGCGGCTATGGTGACCGGAGCTCGGGCGGGTCCTACAGAGACAGCTACGACAGTTATGGTAAGTCACGCTCCAAGGGCACCACACTGCCGGGGCCTGCGGTGGGAGCTCAGTAA
- the CIRBP gene encoding cold-inducible RNA-binding protein isoform X2, with protein sequence MASDEGKLFVGGLSFDTNEQSLEQVFSKYGQISEVVVVKDRETQRSRGFGFVTFENIDDAKDAMMAMNGKSVDGRQIRVDQAGKSSDNRSRGYRGGSAGGRGFFRGGRGRGRGFSRGGGDRGYGGSRFESRSGGYGGSRDYYSSRSQGGGYGDRSSGGSYRDSYDSYATHNE encoded by the exons ATGGCATCAGACGAAGGCAAGCTTTTCGTCGGAGGGCTGAGTTTTGATACCAATGAGCAGTCACTGGAGCAGGTCTTTTCAAAATACGGACAGATCTCTGAAG TGGTGGTCGTGAAAGACAGGGAGACCCAGCGATCTCGAGGCTTTGGGTTTGTCACCTTTGAGAACATCGACGATGCCAAGGACGCCATGATGGCCATGAACGGGAAG TCTGTGGACGGGCGACAGATCCGAGTAGACCAGGCTGGCAAGTCATCTGACAATCGATCCCGTGGGTATCGAGGTGGCTCCGCTGGGGGCCGGGGCTTCTTCCGAGGGGGCCGAGGCCGGGGCCGTGGGTTCTCCAGAG GAGGAGGGGACCGAGGCTATGGGGGGAGCCGGTTCGAGTCCAGGAGTGGGGGCTATGGAGGCTCCAGAGACTACTACAGCAG CCGGAGTCAAGGTGGCGGCTATGGTGACCGGAGCTCGGGCGGGTCCTACAGAGACAGCTACGACAGTTATG CTACACACAACGAGTAA